The window AATCTGAGGCCGCGCGCGCTTTTCAGTCTTGGTCTCTCATTCGGCCTTCCCGGAGTTCTGGCGGTCATCTTCTTTCTCAGATACAGGCGACTATCGGCCAGAATCGGCAGTGGAATCCTGCTGCCGATTTTCACCGGAATCCTCTTTACGCTGCTGCTGGTTGTCTATTCGATGGTGACTGCCTATGCCGACGGTCGATATATCTGGCCTGCTGTAGTATTTACAATACCCCTCTCACTTTGGGTGATCGAGGATTGGAGTGCTTCTGCCGGAATGGGCAGGGCGAAGACAGGAATTGCAGGTTGACATCGGAGGGACCGATTCCGCACGAGAAAACCGTTGTCAGTATTATCAAACTCGATTATAATCTCAGCGATTGAATCAATGTGACTTCCGGGACTGATTTCAAAATGCCCGATCTGGAGAATATCAGGATCTGATGGAGAAGATACTAATAATAATCCCGGCATTCAATGAGTCGGAGAACATCCGTCAAGTGGTCGATGAGATCCGGGCATCACAACCCTCGGCGAATATTGCCGTGGTAAATGACTGCTCGACGGATAATACGGAGAGTGTAGTCAGAGAGATCGGCGAGACCCTGCTGCCTCTTCCGTATAATCTCGGCATAGGCGGAGCCGTTCAGACCGGATTGATGTATGCGCGTGACAATCGGTTCGACATTGCAGTTCAAGTCGACGGCGACGGTCAACACCCGGCTGGTGAGATTGAAAAATTATTGGGACCGATCCGCTCTGGCGATGCAGACGTTGTCATCGGTTCCAGATTCCTCGGCACCGGCGATTTCAAGAGCACGTTCACAAGACGAATCGGCATACGGATAATCGAGATCATGAACAGGATGCTCACCGGTGTTGCGGTTACCGACAACACGTCCGGATTCAGGGCTTACAATTCAGGTGCGATAGAATTTCTTTCTACAACATATCCTCAGGATTATCCTGAACCCGTCGCGGTAGTCGAACTGTACAGAAATGGTTTCAGGATAAACGAAGTGGCCGTCGAAATGCGCGAGCGACAGAAAGGGACATCGTCAATCGGGGCGCTTGGATCGATCTACTATATGATAAAAGTATTGGTAGCAAACCTGATTGCAGTCTCTCGCAAACCAATGGCGAAGGAGGGTGATTGATGCCGCACAGCCCAATTCAGATTATCTCTATTGCAGTCAGCATTCTGATAATCCTGTTCGTCATATCTCTCATTCGCAAGCGGAAACTTAGAGAAGAGTACAGCATAC is drawn from Candidatus Zixiibacteriota bacterium and contains these coding sequences:
- a CDS encoding glycosyltransferase family 2 protein → MEKILIIIPAFNESENIRQVVDEIRASQPSANIAVVNDCSTDNTESVVREIGETLLPLPYNLGIGGAVQTGLMYARDNRFDIAVQVDGDGQHPAGEIEKLLGPIRSGDADVVIGSRFLGTGDFKSTFTRRIGIRIIEIMNRMLTGVAVTDNTSGFRAYNSGAIEFLSTTYPQDYPEPVAVVELYRNGFRINEVAVEMRERQKGTSSIGALGSIYYMIKVLVANLIAVSRKPMAKEGD